One stretch of Muribaculum intestinale DNA includes these proteins:
- a CDS encoding serine/threonine protein kinase, translating to MNKSRKENIDKPSIADTDSAFIGINNLSESLDLGGLFSHQFTNITPVYSSSHGPTEIYSATRYGKRFILKGLKEQYRNDPIYTIALAKEFEIGITLEHHGIRRTLSIETVGDIGLVIVLEYVDGCSLETIFASGCLSLTSARAIAVQLADALRYIHSKQVFHRDLKPSNILVSHSGSVVKIIDFNLSDSDDFIVLKIPAGSKRLSKFY from the coding sequence ATGAACAAGAGTCGAAAAGAAAATATTGACAAACCATCTATAGCAGATACTGACTCGGCATTTATCGGTATTAATAATCTGTCTGAGTCGTTGGATCTCGGTGGGCTATTCTCCCATCAGTTCACTAATATTACACCGGTTTATAGTTCGTCTCACGGACCGACAGAAATATATTCGGCCACACGCTACGGAAAGCGATTCATCCTCAAAGGACTCAAGGAACAGTATCGTAATGATCCAATCTATACGATTGCTCTTGCCAAGGAATTTGAAATAGGCATCACGCTTGAGCATCACGGTATCAGGCGCACACTTAGTATCGAGACAGTCGGCGACATCGGGCTCGTCATTGTGCTCGAATATGTCGACGGTTGTTCGCTTGAAACCATTTTTGCATCAGGCTGCCTTTCGCTTACTTCTGCAAGAGCTATAGCCGTACAGCTGGCTGATGCTCTCAGGTATATCCACAGCAAGCAGGTGTTTCACCGTGATCTCAAACCGTCGAATATTCTTGTATCACATTCAGGCAGTGTGGTTAAGATTATTGATTTCAATCTTTCCGACAGTGACGATTTCATCGTGCTTAAGATTCCGGCCGGCTCTAAGAGATTGTCTAAATTTTATTGA
- a CDS encoding IS5 family transposase, producing MHEINLYQTHLTEGQWSYINKEFLENDRRKRKYSLQSVFEAILYLLASGCQWRRLPHDYPAWKSVYYYYHKWRQEGRVEHFLEKLVRKIRRKRGQASSPSVGAMDAQSVRWGSRQGDNGYDGNKKVKGVKRNIITDRNGFILARKVCNAGIHDSKMAHDLCGLADDVWEDLRKVLSDRGYRGDVDKDIEKDFGIELEVSNTPNGVKGFLPKPLRWVVERTFAWLDSCRRLARNYEILNESAEEMIDFAAIKFLINKI from the coding sequence ATGCACGAAATCAATCTCTATCAGACACATCTGACCGAGGGTCAGTGGTCTTATATAAACAAAGAATTCCTTGAAAATGATAGACGCAAGAGAAAATATTCACTACAATCAGTTTTTGAAGCTATCCTCTACCTATTGGCCAGCGGTTGTCAATGGCGAAGGTTGCCTCACGACTATCCCGCGTGGAAAAGTGTCTATTATTACTACCATAAATGGAGACAAGAGGGTCGTGTCGAGCATTTCCTTGAGAAACTCGTCAGAAAGATACGTCGCAAACGCGGCCAGGCATCAAGTCCGAGTGTTGGCGCGATGGATGCCCAAAGTGTCAGATGGGGTAGCAGACAGGGAGATAACGGATATGACGGCAACAAAAAAGTCAAGGGTGTCAAAAGGAATATCATCACCGACCGCAATGGCTTCATCCTTGCGAGGAAAGTCTGTAACGCTGGTATTCACGATTCAAAAATGGCTCATGATCTATGCGGACTGGCGGATGATGTATGGGAAGACCTGCGCAAGGTATTGTCCGACCGAGGGTATCGGGGAGACGTGGACAAAGACATTGAAAAAGACTTCGGCATCGAGCTTGAGGTATCCAATACCCCCAATGGAGTTAAGGGATTCCTGCCAAAGCCGCTCAGATGGGTGGTTGAGAGGACTTTCGCATGGCTTGACTCTTGCCGCAGACTCGCCCGGAACTATGAGATACTGAATGAATCAGCGGAAGAAATGATTGATTTCGCTGCCATAAAATTTTTAATCAATAAAATTTAG